The following proteins are encoded in a genomic region of Chryseobacterium cucumeris:
- a CDS encoding KdsC family phosphatase yields the protein MSYKEKLKDIKAFVFDVDGVFTDGSVYLLPGGNMCRVMNVLDGYAVVKALKNNYLIGVITGGNDEMVKHRINYLGIQDYYPKSHNKMIDFEDFKKKYNLKNEEILTMGDDLPDIHIMENSAIAACPENAVPEVKGISDYISPKKGGTGAVRDVIEQVMKVQGNWHDDNTQSV from the coding sequence ATGAGCTATAAAGAGAAATTAAAAGATATTAAGGCATTTGTATTTGATGTTGACGGAGTTTTCACAGACGGAAGCGTATATCTGCTTCCCGGAGGAAATATGTGCAGGGTAATGAATGTCCTGGACGGTTATGCAGTAGTAAAAGCTTTAAAAAACAATTATTTAATTGGGGTTATTACGGGAGGAAATGATGAAATGGTAAAGCACAGAATCAATTATCTGGGTATTCAGGACTACTACCCTAAGTCCCACAACAAAATGATTGATTTTGAAGACTTTAAGAAGAAATACAATCTTAAGAACGAAGAAATACTAACCATGGGTGATGATCTTCCGGATATTCATATTATGGAAAATTCAGCTATTGCGGCATGTCCTGAAAATGCGGTTCCTGAAGTAAAAGGAATTTCCGATTATATTTCCCCGAAAAAAGGTGGAACCGGTGCGGTTCGTGATGTCATTGAACAGGTAATGAAAGTTCAGGGGAACTGGCATGACGATAATACTCAATCTGTATAA
- a CDS encoding Rossmann-like and DUF2520 domain-containing protein, whose amino-acid sequence MQIVIIGSGNVAYHMAKAFTLKSIPVAQLFGRNEKELSKISEELNIPYSTDHLGEADLYILCVSDHSVEEVSKIITKKDCLVAHTSGSLPKEVLAGEYRKSSFYPLQTFSKSKELDYEKIPFFVEAGNEEDQKILFDLASKISERVMKSSYEKRKYIHLTAVFACNFVNHLFSRAKEISDSQEIPFDYFLPLIDETVQKIHEIEPKMVQTGPAVRNDVRILQLHEQLLKDESLEIYKTMNHSIQEMYEL is encoded by the coding sequence ATGCAAATTGTAATCATCGGTTCCGGAAATGTTGCCTATCATATGGCAAAAGCTTTCACGTTGAAAAGCATTCCTGTGGCGCAGCTATTTGGGAGGAACGAAAAAGAATTAAGTAAAATCTCTGAAGAATTAAATATTCCTTACTCTACGGATCATCTGGGAGAAGCAGATCTTTATATTCTTTGTGTAAGCGATCATTCTGTGGAAGAAGTCTCAAAAATTATTACAAAAAAAGATTGTCTGGTGGCCCATACCTCAGGATCTCTTCCAAAAGAAGTTCTGGCTGGTGAGTATAGAAAATCCAGCTTCTACCCTTTACAGACTTTTTCAAAATCCAAGGAACTTGACTATGAAAAAATTCCGTTTTTCGTAGAAGCCGGAAATGAAGAGGATCAAAAGATACTGTTCGATCTTGCTTCAAAAATTTCAGAAAGGGTGATGAAAAGCAGCTACGAGAAAAGAAAATATATTCACCTGACAGCTGTTTTTGCCTGCAATTTTGTGAATCACCTTTTTTCAAGGGCTAAAGAAATTTCAGATTCTCAGGAAATTCCGTTTGATTATTTCTTGCCGCTGATTGATGAAACGGTTCAGAAAATTCATGAAATTGAACCTAAAATGGTACAAACAGGCCCCGCAGTAAGAAATGATGTAAGAATTTTACAGCTGCATGAACAATTATTAAAAGACGAAAGTCTTGAAATTTATAAAACAATGAATCATTCTATTCAGGAAATGTATGAGCTATAA
- a CDS encoding RNA polymerase sigma factor, with protein MKIKDAEIISLMQNPRTQDKGVRALMDAYQSRLYWHIRRIIVDGDLAQDTLQETFIKAYQNFHQFKNDSQLYTWLYRIATNEALQQVNKMKKMQKTDEDPEYHMQNLVADNTEGDAEEIQILLQNAIQSLPEKQKLVFMMRYYDDLPYEEISKIVDMSVGTLKTNYHYAKQKIEDYIKENYEK; from the coding sequence ATGAAGATTAAGGACGCGGAAATTATTTCGTTGATGCAAAATCCACGAACCCAGGATAAAGGGGTTCGTGCCTTGATGGATGCCTATCAAAGCAGATTGTACTGGCACATACGAAGAATTATTGTGGACGGAGATCTTGCACAGGATACTTTGCAGGAAACTTTTATTAAAGCATATCAGAATTTTCATCAGTTTAAAAATGATAGCCAGTTGTATACCTGGTTGTACAGAATCGCTACCAACGAAGCACTACAACAGGTCAACAAAATGAAAAAAATGCAGAAAACGGATGAGGATCCGGAGTATCATATGCAGAATCTCGTCGCAGATAATACAGAAGGAGATGCTGAAGAAATACAGATTTTACTGCAGAACGCTATACAGAGCCTGCCCGAAAAGCAGAAACTGGTATTTATGATGCGGTATTATGATGATTTGCCCTACGAAGAAATATCAAAAATTGTGGATATGTCGGTAGGCACTTTAAAAACAAATTATCATTATGCCAAACAGAAAATAGAAGATTATATTAAAGAAAATTACGAAAAATAA
- a CDS encoding LD-carboxypeptidase translates to MKKMIFPKSLKKGDKIAVISPAGAVDATQLEKGIEMIKSRGFEPVPGEHLYTKFSNGYNYAGTEKERAKDINWAFNDKEIKAVWASRGGYGCQHLIQHLKLKNFSENPKWYIGYSDNTVIQSYLMKKGFVSIHGQTIKTSSFGVTGESYDLIFDILKGEKPKYSLKSHPFNKKGNIQGELVGGNLALIYALLGTKYSFDFKDKILFIEDIGENFYALDRMIMSLELAGVFNKIKGLIVGGMTNMGDEKENQSYDESFDEFVYKLISDRISKYKFPVVFAFPNGHIKDNRPLLIGANVKMKVDANVKIDF, encoded by the coding sequence ATGAAAAAAATGATCTTTCCAAAGTCTCTTAAAAAAGGAGACAAAATAGCTGTTATTTCCCCTGCAGGAGCTGTAGATGCCACTCAACTGGAAAAGGGAATAGAAATGATTAAAAGCAGAGGTTTTGAACCCGTTCCCGGAGAACATCTCTACACTAAATTTTCAAACGGATATAATTATGCCGGAACAGAAAAGGAAAGAGCAAAAGATATCAACTGGGCTTTTAACGATAAGGAAATAAAAGCTGTATGGGCTTCAAGAGGAGGCTATGGTTGCCAGCATCTTATTCAGCATCTGAAGCTGAAAAATTTCTCAGAAAACCCGAAATGGTATATTGGATATTCTGATAATACAGTTATCCAAAGTTATCTGATGAAAAAAGGTTTTGTTTCCATCCATGGACAAACCATCAAAACATCCAGCTTTGGAGTTACCGGAGAAAGTTATGATCTTATTTTCGATATCCTGAAAGGGGAAAAGCCAAAATACAGCCTTAAATCTCACCCATTCAATAAAAAGGGGAATATTCAGGGAGAACTGGTCGGAGGGAATTTAGCCCTTATCTATGCCCTTCTTGGAACCAAATATTCATTTGACTTTAAAGACAAGATTCTGTTTATTGAAGATATCGGGGAAAACTTCTATGCACTGGACCGTATGATCATGAGTCTGGAGCTGGCAGGTGTTTTCAATAAAATCAAAGGATTGATTGTTGGTGGAATGACCAATATGGGTGATGAAAAGGAAAATCAAAGCTATGATGAAAGTTTTGATGAGTTCGTTTATAAACTGATCTCAGACAGAATTTCAAAATATAAATTTCCCGTAGTGTTTGCTTTCCCGAATGGACATATTAAGGACAACAGACCCCTTTTAATTGGTGCCAACGTGAAAATGAAAGTGGATGCTAATGTAAAAATAGATTTTTAA
- a CDS encoding YraN family protein encodes MAHHNDFGKIAENLAADYLQKNGYKIKARNFRFKQNEIDIIAEKDNLIIIVEVKARSTDAFILPQEAVTKTKIKSIVSAANHYLEECNNDQEARFDIISVLPDENKNLVIDHIKDAFQSFDAN; translated from the coding sequence ATGGCTCATCACAATGATTTTGGAAAAATAGCAGAGAATCTCGCTGCTGATTATCTTCAGAAAAATGGCTATAAAATTAAGGCCAGAAACTTTCGTTTTAAGCAAAACGAAATTGATATCATTGCTGAAAAAGATAATCTGATTATTATCGTGGAAGTGAAAGCAAGATCCACCGATGCGTTCATCCTTCCTCAGGAAGCTGTAACCAAAACAAAGATAAAATCTATTGTTTCTGCAGCTAATCATTATCTGGAGGAATGTAATAACGATCAGGAAGCCAGGTTTGACATTATTTCTGTTCTTCCCGATGAAAACAAAAATTTAGTAATTGACCATATCAAAGATGCTTTTCAGTCTTTTGATGCGAATTAA
- a CDS encoding tetratricopeptide repeat protein: MKKNILFLLVICLVASCATKTKKPEQRSRVLKGFSTYYNTLFNAKDALNSEFTTRDKGHKDNFYAPYIPILTYEEQPLGSDLGQTEAFAENSMKMAEVANRPSGRGNSGIPNIPGGPQRNGPSRPDGEENKGATTLEIAEAKALKAINKYSVTRNGEEKNKQIFDAYMILAQARIYRGKSLEALDALNYVFTRMKDDKRIALARIYQGLAYDQIKDYHRAHETFAKLKSEDISKSYAKLLSIYYSESLLDAGKKEEAAKELDNAFELNTNRKLKSRIAYLRGQVLENLNQNDKARESYAAAYKYASDFEFEVKSQVAIAKTFNGKGDYAGAKNYLEGISKKGMYGSRKNEFYYALGLMANKAGKKDEAQQFFRKSLFEKVSDPQIRGLAYYEIGKSYLDKNDYIGAGSYYDSALAVMTYEPSKILLKDQSEYIKKISKNYYLIKKNDSILTLAKMNDSQKTDYFTKYIAKLKIKEEKEEQERRRAERSKGFDTGDYSANSIFANSGNSFEDFGVTTKGFYFSNSGTVSKGTSSFKQIWGDRALADNWRSSKKMASIEDMKNEALGVTSAPNPRRFEPAYYIEQIPTDQGKLSQLKKDRDTASLGLGIMYQNYFTNTPLATKTLYDLVDVKPEEKVMLQALYEIFAMNYEKNPQASERAKQILLADYPYTSYAEFARNPKNKSFVKSTEEVENEYKKAYALFESEKFVESKDIIDQTIQKFPKDALVPKLYLLNAFNAGKSSGKEVMILQLEQIALNYSKTPEGIRAKEMLNYLKSDLSFQATDNKGNNIPQQPSGAPVQPNTQNTGVPQMNSGKVQKLDTMQNINTNTAPQQSPKQPNETKSGSKIPPRPQ, from the coding sequence ATGAAAAAGAATATATTATTCCTTTTAGTCATATGTCTTGTTGCTTCCTGTGCTACCAAAACCAAAAAGCCGGAGCAGCGATCAAGAGTATTGAAAGGATTTTCCACATATTATAACACATTATTTAATGCAAAAGATGCATTAAACAGTGAGTTTACCACCAGAGACAAAGGGCATAAGGACAACTTTTATGCTCCCTACATTCCTATTCTGACTTATGAAGAACAGCCTTTAGGAAGTGATCTTGGACAGACTGAGGCTTTTGCCGAAAATTCGATGAAGATGGCAGAAGTAGCCAACAGACCTTCAGGAAGAGGCAATTCAGGAATTCCGAATATTCCCGGCGGACCTCAGAGAAACGGTCCTTCAAGACCTGACGGAGAAGAGAATAAAGGAGCCACTACTCTGGAAATTGCAGAAGCTAAAGCTTTAAAAGCAATTAATAAATATTCTGTAACCAGAAATGGTGAAGAGAAAAACAAGCAGATTTTTGATGCCTACATGATCCTTGCGCAGGCAAGAATTTACCGTGGTAAATCTCTGGAGGCCCTGGATGCTCTCAATTATGTCTTCACCCGTATGAAAGATGATAAGAGAATTGCACTTGCAAGAATCTATCAGGGGCTTGCTTATGATCAAATCAAAGATTATCACAGAGCGCATGAAACATTTGCCAAACTGAAAAGTGAAGATATCAGTAAAAGTTATGCAAAACTGCTGAGCATTTACTATTCCGAATCTCTTCTTGATGCCGGTAAGAAAGAAGAAGCTGCCAAGGAACTTGACAATGCTTTTGAGCTCAATACAAACAGAAAACTGAAAAGCAGAATCGCTTATCTGAGAGGTCAGGTGCTGGAAAATCTGAATCAGAATGATAAAGCAAGAGAAAGCTATGCTGCAGCGTATAAATATGCCAGTGATTTCGAATTTGAAGTAAAATCTCAGGTTGCCATCGCCAAAACTTTTAACGGCAAAGGTGATTATGCAGGAGCAAAAAATTACCTGGAAGGAATCAGTAAAAAGGGAATGTATGGCTCCAGAAAGAACGAATTTTACTACGCTTTAGGATTAATGGCCAATAAAGCAGGCAAAAAGGATGAAGCGCAGCAATTCTTCAGAAAATCACTGTTTGAAAAGGTTTCTGATCCTCAGATCCGTGGATTGGCTTATTATGAAATAGGAAAAAGCTATCTTGATAAGAATGATTATATCGGAGCCGGAAGTTATTATGATTCTGCACTTGCTGTAATGACTTATGAACCTTCAAAAATACTGTTAAAAGACCAGTCTGAATACATTAAAAAGATTTCCAAAAACTACTATCTGATCAAAAAGAATGACAGTATCCTTACGCTGGCAAAGATGAATGACAGTCAGAAAACAGATTATTTCACAAAATATATTGCCAAATTAAAGATTAAAGAAGAGAAAGAGGAGCAGGAAAGAAGACGTGCAGAAAGAAGTAAAGGTTTTGATACCGGAGATTACAGTGCCAATTCTATTTTTGCCAATAGCGGCAATTCTTTTGAAGACTTTGGAGTCACTACAAAAGGTTTTTATTTCAGCAATTCAGGAACGGTAAGCAAAGGAACCTCTTCATTTAAGCAGATCTGGGGAGACCGTGCCCTGGCCGATAACTGGCGTTCTTCCAAGAAAATGGCCTCTATTGAAGATATGAAAAATGAAGCGTTGGGAGTAACTTCTGCGCCTAATCCAAGACGTTTTGAGCCTGCGTACTATATTGAACAGATTCCTACGGATCAGGGGAAATTATCTCAGTTAAAAAAGGACAGAGACACTGCTTCACTAGGTCTGGGAATTATGTATCAGAATTATTTTACCAATACTCCACTGGCTACGAAAACGCTTTATGATCTTGTAGATGTAAAACCGGAAGAAAAAGTGATGTTACAGGCATTGTATGAGATTTTTGCCATGAATTATGAGAAAAATCCACAGGCTTCTGAAAGAGCAAAACAAATTCTCTTAGCTGATTATCCTTATACTTCTTACGCTGAATTTGCCAGAAATCCTAAAAATAAATCATTTGTAAAATCAACTGAAGAAGTTGAAAACGAATATAAGAAGGCATATGCGCTATTTGAATCAGAAAAATTTGTGGAAAGTAAAGATATTATAGATCAGACGATTCAGAAGTTTCCGAAAGATGCTCTGGTTCCTAAGCTGTATTTATTAAATGCGTTCAATGCAGGAAAATCAAGTGGAAAAGAAGTTATGATTCTCCAGCTGGAACAGATTGCCCTGAATTATTCCAAAACACCTGAAGGAATAAGAGCTAAAGAAATGCTGAATTATCTGAAAAGTGACCTCAGCTTCCAGGCAACGGACAACAAAGGAAATAATATTCCTCAACAACCGTCAGGAGCACCTGTACAACCTAACACCCAAAATACGGGAGTTCCACAAATGAATAGTGGAAAAGTACAGAAGCTGGATACGATGCAGAACATTAATACGAATACTGCTCCACAGCAAAGTCCTAAACAGCCAAACGAAACAAAATCGGGTTCCAAGATCCCGCCAAGACCTCAATAA
- a CDS encoding LysE family translocator has translation MLELVLSAVILGFMLSLVFIGPIFFLLIETSFSRGPRHALSLDLGVITADLLCIVAAYYASTDIVTLIDKHPGFYRITSILIFVYGIVMLVTKTKMHMPGEERIIGQNYIKTFFNGFFFNLLNVGVILFWLVTVISVRNQYPDTSSFVLYISIVLATYLSIDLAKIFLAKQFHDKLTQKLANQIRRVVGCILIIFSFFIFLQSFKKFNQFERQLEEAEKKEVKYQKAK, from the coding sequence ATGCTAGAACTTGTACTATCTGCCGTCATATTAGGATTTATGCTAAGCCTGGTTTTCATAGGACCTATTTTTTTCCTGCTTATTGAAACCAGCTTTTCCAGAGGCCCCAGACATGCCTTGTCTCTGGATCTTGGCGTCATTACAGCAGATTTATTATGCATTGTAGCAGCCTATTATGCCAGTACAGATATTGTAACGTTAATAGATAAACATCCGGGATTCTACAGGATCACTTCTATTCTTATTTTTGTCTACGGGATTGTGATGCTGGTGACCAAAACAAAAATGCATATGCCCGGCGAAGAAAGGATTATTGGACAGAATTATATTAAGACATTTTTCAATGGTTTTTTCTTTAACCTTCTCAATGTGGGAGTCATTCTTTTCTGGCTGGTAACGGTAATTTCCGTAAGGAATCAATATCCGGACACCAGCAGTTTTGTTTTATACATCAGCATAGTTCTGGCCACTTACCTTTCTATAGATCTTGCCAAGATATTTCTTGCCAAGCAGTTTCATGATAAATTAACACAAAAACTGGCCAACCAGATCAGAAGAGTTGTTGGCTGTATTCTCATTATCTTCAGTTTCTTTATTTTCCTGCAGAGTTTCAAAAAATTCAATCAGTTTGAAAGACAACTGGAGGAAGCAGAAAAGAAAGAAGTAAAATATCAAAAAGCAAAATGA
- a CDS encoding SDR family NAD(P)-dependent oxidoreductase, with product MKTILITGATSGIGKATAELLAKQGNRIIICGRRSEVLESVKTELSQYTEIFSLIYDVRNLEEVEAAINSLPENWKDIDVLINNAGNAHGLDPLSAGKTDDWDSMIDGNVKGLLYVSKMIIPTMKTKNLGHIVNISSVAARQTYVNGVVYCATKKAVDVISEGMRLELTEFGIKVTNIQPGAVETDFSLVRFKGDSEKASTVYEGYDALKAEDIADAIAYCVNAPKHVTISDMTIYPSAQAEPRTIYRK from the coding sequence ATGAAGACAATATTAATCACCGGTGCAACTTCCGGTATAGGTAAAGCCACTGCAGAGCTTCTTGCAAAGCAAGGAAACAGAATTATTATTTGTGGAAGGAGAAGTGAGGTGCTGGAGTCTGTAAAAACAGAACTTTCTCAATACACCGAAATATTTAGTTTAATATATGATGTAAGAAATCTTGAAGAAGTGGAAGCAGCCATTAATTCTCTTCCTGAGAACTGGAAAGATATTGATGTTCTGATTAATAATGCCGGCAATGCTCATGGGTTAGATCCTCTCTCTGCTGGTAAGACGGACGACTGGGATTCTATGATTGACGGAAATGTGAAGGGATTACTGTATGTTTCCAAAATGATCATTCCAACTATGAAAACTAAAAATTTAGGTCATATTGTAAATATCAGTTCTGTAGCAGCAAGACAAACCTATGTGAATGGAGTAGTGTACTGTGCAACGAAGAAAGCAGTAGACGTTATTTCGGAAGGGATGAGATTGGAGCTTACGGAATTTGGAATCAAAGTAACCAACATCCAGCCGGGCGCTGTAGAAACAGATTTCTCTCTGGTAAGATTCAAGGGAGATAGTGAAAAAGCTTCAACGGTTTATGAAGGTTATGATGCTCTGAAGGCGGAAGATATTGCTGATGCTATTGCTTACTGTGTGAACGCACCGAAACACGTTACCATTTCAGATATGACCATCTATCCAAGTGCTCAGGCTGAACCAAGAACGATTTATAGAAAATAG
- the tsaB gene encoding tRNA (adenosine(37)-N6)-threonylcarbamoyltransferase complex dimerization subunit type 1 TsaB, whose product MKILYLETSSKNCSVAISDNEKLLCLCEEVSENYKQSESLHTYVEWALEGAGIALKDIEAVSLGKGPGSYTGLRIGAASAKGFCYGLRVPLVAVNSLESMIEPFLGDNYDFVIPLIDARRMEVYTAVYDGKTGEELSNTEAKILDETSFKEFKDKKVLFIGDGAKKAKEIVNLPDAVFNENVYPSSQYLIRKTLEKIENKEFEDMAYFEPFYLKDFHGVKKKKSEE is encoded by the coding sequence ATGAAAATTCTATATCTGGAAACATCATCGAAAAACTGTTCAGTAGCCATATCAGATAATGAGAAGTTATTGTGCCTTTGTGAAGAAGTTTCTGAAAACTATAAACAGTCTGAAAGTCTTCACACTTATGTAGAGTGGGCATTGGAAGGAGCGGGGATAGCGCTTAAAGATATCGAAGCCGTTTCTTTAGGAAAAGGTCCCGGATCTTATACCGGCCTAAGAATCGGAGCAGCCTCAGCTAAAGGGTTTTGTTATGGACTCAGGGTGCCTCTGGTAGCAGTGAATTCTCTTGAAAGCATGATAGAGCCTTTTTTAGGCGATAACTATGACTTCGTTATCCCTTTGATCGATGCAAGGAGAATGGAGGTTTATACGGCCGTTTATGACGGTAAAACAGGGGAGGAGTTATCCAATACCGAAGCCAAGATTCTGGATGAAACATCTTTTAAAGAATTTAAAGATAAAAAAGTTCTGTTTATAGGGGATGGCGCTAAAAAAGCAAAAGAGATCGTAAATCTTCCGGATGCAGTTTTTAATGAAAACGTTTATCCGTCTTCCCAATATCTGATCAGAAAAACGCTGGAGAAAATAGAAAATAAAGAATTTGAAGATATGGCTTATTTTGAGCCTTTCTATCTGAAGGACTTCCACGGAGTAAAGAAAAAGAAAAGCGAAGAATAA
- a CDS encoding Maf family protein: MKLLLASQSPRRKELLSSLGFEFEVVKIDCEEIIPENIKIEDAAAYLSDLKASAFRKLEAGEVLLTADTVVAIDNQILGKPKDEADAFKMLQNLSGRTHQVYTGITIKTAGKSITETDVADVTLDKLSDDEINYYIQNYKPFDKAGSYGVQEWLGMAKITSLTGSYYTIMGLPTHLVYKILKESSLI, translated from the coding sequence ATGAAATTACTTTTAGCATCACAATCCCCAAGAAGAAAAGAACTTCTTTCGAGTTTAGGCTTTGAATTTGAAGTTGTAAAAATAGACTGTGAAGAAATTATTCCGGAAAACATCAAAATAGAAGATGCTGCAGCTTATCTTTCTGATTTAAAAGCTTCAGCCTTTAGAAAACTTGAAGCGGGTGAAGTACTTCTGACTGCCGATACGGTAGTTGCTATCGACAATCAGATCCTTGGTAAACCTAAAGATGAAGCGGATGCCTTTAAAATGCTTCAAAACCTTTCAGGAAGAACGCATCAGGTGTATACGGGAATTACCATCAAAACCGCCGGAAAATCGATCACTGAAACCGATGTGGCTGATGTTACTCTGGACAAGCTTTCGGATGATGAAATAAACTATTATATTCAGAACTATAAGCCTTTCGACAAAGCCGGAAGCTATGGTGTTCAGGAATGGCTGGGAATGGCAAAGATCACAAGTCTTACCGGAAGTTATTATACCATTATGGGGCTCCCTACCCATCTTGTTTATAAAATACTGAAAGAATCTTCTCTGATTTAA
- the rnr gene encoding ribonuclease R, with protein MPKKRKYISHKNDLKMMEIGRMILRFMNANSSKIYNYKQIADGIDYKNPRQRELVIQALHKLQGSEKIKEVEKGKYIVNLKIAGTLTGTIDFNQSGNAYVSVEGLEDDVFVHSKNVKDALQGDKVLIITYHYKGKKLEGSVLEVLERTRTEFVGTFQKVTHKEFGFVVCDKKTINTDIFIPKGKFNNAEDGDKVIVKMTEWRPGDKNPEGEIIQVLGAPGEHETEIHSILAEYGLPYEFPPEVEADADKIDRSITDEEVAKRWDMRDICTFTIDPKDAKDFDDALSIRKLENGNWEIGVHIADVSHYVVPGTILDDEAYQRATSVYLVDRVVPMLPEVLSNDVCSLRPHEDKYTFSAVFELNDNAEIQKQWFGRTVIHSDRRFTYEEAQERIETGQGDLAEEINTLDKLAKIMRHERVRKGAITFDRSEVRFNLDENNEPVGVYFKISKDSNHLIEEFMLLANKKVSEFVSLSRKGEITNNTFIYRVHDDPDPAKLESLRDFVATFGYKMDLANTKKVAASLNKLLHDVKGKGEENMIETLAMRSMSKAVYSTEPIGHYGLGFEYYSHFTSPIRRYPDLLAHRLLQHYLDGGKSPNRGELEEKAKHCSAMERLAADAERDSIKYMQVKFMEKHLGETFSGVISGVAEFGFWVEIPENGAEGLIKLRDLVDDSYMYDAKTHAVYGIRHGNKYQLGDEVQIKVVKANLIQKQLDFQIVK; from the coding sequence ATGCCAAAAAAAAGAAAATATATAAGTCATAAAAATGATTTAAAAATGATGGAGATCGGAAGAATGATCCTCCGTTTTATGAATGCAAATTCATCCAAAATTTATAATTATAAGCAGATCGCTGACGGAATAGATTACAAAAATCCAAGACAAAGAGAACTTGTGATCCAGGCACTGCATAAACTTCAGGGATCTGAAAAGATTAAAGAAGTGGAAAAAGGAAAGTATATCGTGAACCTGAAAATCGCAGGAACGCTTACCGGAACTATTGATTTCAACCAAAGTGGAAATGCTTATGTAAGTGTGGAAGGATTGGAAGATGATGTCTTCGTTCATTCCAAAAATGTGAAGGATGCGCTGCAGGGAGATAAGGTTCTTATTATAACTTATCATTATAAAGGAAAGAAGCTGGAAGGCTCTGTCCTGGAAGTTTTGGAGCGTACCAGAACAGAATTTGTAGGAACATTTCAGAAGGTTACCCACAAGGAATTTGGATTTGTGGTTTGTGATAAAAAAACAATCAACACAGATATCTTTATTCCGAAAGGAAAGTTCAACAATGCTGAAGATGGTGATAAGGTCATTGTAAAAATGACAGAATGGAGGCCGGGTGACAAAAATCCGGAAGGAGAAATCATTCAGGTGCTGGGTGCTCCGGGAGAACATGAAACAGAAATCCACTCTATTCTTGCAGAATATGGTCTTCCTTATGAGTTTCCACCGGAAGTAGAAGCAGACGCAGATAAAATCGACAGAAGCATCACAGATGAAGAAGTTGCAAAACGCTGGGATATGCGTGATATCTGTACTTTTACGATTGATCCTAAGGATGCGAAGGATTTTGATGATGCTTTATCTATAAGAAAGCTTGAAAACGGAAACTGGGAAATCGGGGTTCATATTGCAGACGTATCCCATTATGTAGTTCCGGGAACTATTCTGGATGATGAAGCTTATCAGAGAGCCACTTCGGTATATCTTGTTGACAGGGTTGTGCCGATGCTGCCGGAAGTATTGAGTAATGATGTCTGTTCACTTCGTCCCCATGAAGATAAATATACTTTTTCTGCAGTTTTTGAACTGAATGATAATGCTGAAATTCAAAAGCAGTGGTTCGGAAGAACGGTTATTCATTCAGACAGAAGATTTACTTATGAGGAAGCGCAGGAGCGTATCGAAACCGGACAGGGAGATCTGGCTGAAGAGATCAATACACTTGATAAGCTGGCCAAAATAATGCGTCATGAACGTGTGAGAAAAGGAGCCATTACTTTTGACAGAAGTGAAGTAAGATTCAATCTTGATGAAAATAATGAGCCGGTTGGGGTTTACTTTAAAATCAGTAAAGATTCCAATCACCTGATCGAAGAATTCATGCTTTTAGCCAATAAAAAAGTATCAGAATTTGTATCCCTTTCAAGAAAAGGTGAGATCACCAACAATACATTTATTTACAGGGTACACGATGATCCGGATCCTGCAAAACTGGAATCGTTGAGAGACTTCGTTGCTACTTTCGGATATAAAATGGATTTGGCCAATACCAAAAAAGTGGCTGCGTCTTTGAATAAACTTCTTCATGATGTAAAAGGAAAAGGGGAAGAAAATATGATTGAAACCCTTGCGATGAGAAGTATGAGCAAAGCGGTGTATTCTACAGAACCAATCGGTCACTATGGTTTAGGTTTTGAGTATTACAGTCACTTCACCTCTCCTATCCGTCGTTATCCCGATTTGCTGGCACACCGTCTTCTTCAGCATTATCTGGATGGAGGAAAATCTCCAAACAGAGGTGAGCTTGAAGAAAAGGCAAAACACTGCAGTGCTATGGAAAGATTGGCAGCAGATGCGGAAAGAGATTCCATTAAGTACATGCAGGTGAAATTCATGGAAAAACATCTGGGAGAAACATTCAGTGGAGTAATTTCCGGAGTGGCAGAGTTTGGTTTCTGGGTTGAAATTCCTGAGAATGGTGCTGAAGGTTTGATCAAATTAAGAGACCTTGTGGATGATTCCTATATGTATGATGCGAAAACCCATGCTGTATACGGAATAAGACATGGAAATAAATACCAGCTTGGAGATGAAGTTCAGATTAAGGTGGTGAAAGCCAATCTGATTCAGAAGCAGCTTGACTTCCAGATTGTGAAGTAA